In the Rhodospirillaceae bacterium genome, GAATATAGTTACGGCTGCTCTCGACACCGCGCCAACTGACGAGATCGACATTCCGTCCGAAAATGTCCCGAAGCTCTTCCTCCATCCGGTCCATGTCGAACAGCGTGTGGCGTGCAGCTTCGTCGAATCGGGCCAGAACGTCGATATCGCTGTCAGATTTGAAATCGTCCCGAAGGACAGAGCCAAACAG is a window encoding:
- a CDS encoding nucleotidyltransferase domain-containing protein, with translation MTARIEIPSERIATFCDRWQVTKLALFGSVLRDDFKSDSDIDVLARFDEAARHTLFDMDRMEEELRDIFGRNVDLVSWRGVESSRNYIRRKAILDAAETIYTA